A region from the Palaemon carinicauda isolate YSFRI2023 chromosome 16, ASM3689809v2, whole genome shotgun sequence genome encodes:
- the LOC137655410 gene encoding uncharacterized protein, whose translation MISEGKEHNHAPIAGRNDVLQCIDEVKGLAKSKTATPAAIVQETRQKIDISYAVEMPSTSAIRQAIHRIRKKEFPVEANSATDLVIPNKLKVTHTGERNFLLYDKKTESETLIAEFEEEEVQERILAFGSENNLRRLAESDIWFLDGTFKTCPKQFYQIYTIHYIFQGQILPVVYVLLPGKTTQIYSSMLKHLLSVAGAKGIQLTPRFILIDFELSCIKALQEKFPEARITGCFFHLWQSIYRSIQKYGLVDVYKNNCDLALGLRQLAALAFLRPDDIHDAYLCLANNIPDEAEPVYKYFGERYVLGWRIISRRGRPRQNQLRHPPRFHPTFWSIHHLQERNLPRTNNGVEAWPRRFETVVERYHLVVYSMIREFVKEDHRTDQEMQRLTSGIKPSKKKKRRNPKRNKADNSFK comes from the coding sequence ATGATATCTGAAGGAAAGGAACATAACCATGCACCAATTGCTGGGAGAAATGATGTACTACAATGTATTGATGAAGTGAAAGGTCTGGCAAAGAGTAAAACTGCAACACCGGCGGCAATCGTGCAGGAAACCAGACAGAAAATAGATATAAGCTATGCTGTTGAAATGCCATCTACATCAGCTATAAGACAAGCTATTCACCGTATACgtaaaaaagaatttccagtggaagcAAATTCTGCCACTGATTTAGTAATCCCAAATAAGCTGAAGGTTACTCATACTGGGGAAAGAAACTTCCTTTTGTATGACAAAAAGACCGAAAGTGAGACTTTGATTGCAGAATTCGAGGAGGAAGAGGTACAGGAAAGAATTCTAGCTTTCGGTAGTGAAAATAATTTACGAAGACTAGCCGAGTCGGATATCTGGTTCCTTGATGGGACATTTAAAACGTGTCCTAAGCAATTCTATCAAATATACACTATCCATTACATATTCCAGGGGCAAATATTACCGGTTGTCTATGTGTTGCTGCCTGGGAAAACAACGCAGATATATTCATCAATGCTAAAACATTTACTTTCAGTTGCAGGAGCAAAAGGAATTCAGTTAACTCCTAGATTCATcttgatagattttgagttatcttgTATCAAAGCTCTCCAAGAAAAATTTCCCGAGGCTAGAATAACCGGATGCTTTTTCCACCTATGGCAAAGTATTTACCGAAGTATTCAAAAGTATGGTCTCGTTGATGTTTACAAAAATAATTGCGATTTAGCTTTAGGTTTACGACAGTTGGCAGCGCTCGCATTTCTACGACCTGATGACATACATGATGCATATCTATGTCTTGCAAATAACATCCCAGATGAGGCAGAACCAGTTTACAAATATTTCGGGGAAAGGTATGTGCTAGGTTGGCGCATAATTTCACGAAGGGGAAGGCCAAGACAAAACCAATTACGTCACCCTCCACGGTTTCATCCAACTTTTTGGAGCATCCATCACTTGCAAGAACGCAATCTCCCAAGAACGAATAATGGAGTAGAGGCTTGGCCCAGGAGATTTGAAACCGTCGTTGAGCGTTACCATTTGGTTGTGTACTCAATGATTCGGGAATTTGTCAAAGAAGACCATCGAACAGACCAAGAAATGCAACGTTTAACATCGGGCATTAAACCGtctaagaaaaaaaagagaagaaatccaAAGAGAAATAAGGCTGACAACAGTTTTAAGTAG